In the genome of Massilibacillus massiliensis, one region contains:
- a CDS encoding CPCC family cysteine-rich protein — translation MISKRFPCPCCGYPTLTAQNEWEICILCHWEDDGQDDSSANQILGGPNGKYSLTMARKNFEKYLIMYSPDSDTRIVPEDWPGERSIKASLIKSFEKLKNTIDKTTIHLIWQQIYELEQKLDEITSQKIKQYESSLLKK, via the coding sequence GTGATCAGTAAGAGATTCCCCTGCCCTTGTTGCGGATATCCAACATTAACAGCTCAAAATGAATGGGAAATTTGTATTCTATGCCATTGGGAAGACGATGGTCAAGATGATTCTTCTGCTAACCAAATTCTTGGTGGTCCTAATGGTAAGTATTCTCTGACAATGGCAAGAAAAAACTTTGAGAAATATTTAATCATGTATTCTCCAGATAGTGACACAAGAATCGTTCCTGAAGATTGGCCCGGTGAGCGTTCCATTAAAGCTTCATTAATTAAATCCTTTGAAAAATTAAAAAACACTATTGATAAGACAACAATACATTTAATTTGGCAACAAATATATGAACTTGAGCAGAAACTCGATGAAATTACAAGTCAAAAAATTAAACAATATGAATCTAGCTTACTAAAAAAATAA
- a CDS encoding recombinase family protein has translation MSINVFYGRTSTDDQAERGTIEAQLIFAEKYCDLHEINLFEIYKDDGVTGTLPLQDREDGARLLQDAKDKKFDTVLIYKLDRLGRTARVILNAIYELEQYGVKVKSMTEPFDTSTPAGSFLLTILAGVADLERTNILERLQGGANRAAGKGKWLGGIVPYGYKIVEKKLTINEAIIPNTNISEASVIRLMYQLTVEHHMSTIEIADYFNSLHIPPSYVLHKNSIKKGKRKINTAGIWRPSRILNMLKSTVYKGIHVYGKRSKKDRELIERKVPAIVSEEVWDRAQEVIKENYIEAFRNRKYDYLLRSLVKCGCCGLNYHGTSNGKNSYYRCNGRDNTYKGPSQGLCENKTINAQWIEEFVWNDCLTFIHHPNVVIDHISEDKTKFLELKESIDLEINLLRKSIEDIEVEKERILDLFRKKLISFDDVEKQLTKIEIEKSTLNNRAIDLESNLHRENVTTIQKSNIIDLLLKLKEKLIDDTEEIDFELKREIVKTLIDSIVVNTVQDENDNLDTTIQINYKFGVDIRTDKDS, from the coding sequence ATGTCCATAAACGTATTTTACGGAAGAACATCAACGGATGACCAGGCTGAAAGAGGAACTATTGAGGCACAGCTCATCTTCGCTGAAAAATATTGCGATCTTCATGAAATAAACCTATTTGAAATATACAAAGATGATGGCGTAACCGGTACTCTCCCACTCCAAGATCGTGAAGACGGTGCTCGTTTACTTCAAGATGCAAAAGATAAAAAGTTTGATACTGTCTTGATCTACAAGTTAGATCGACTCGGTCGTACTGCAAGAGTTATTTTAAATGCAATTTACGAGTTGGAGCAATATGGAGTTAAAGTAAAATCAATGACAGAACCATTCGATACCAGTACACCTGCCGGTAGTTTCCTATTAACAATTCTTGCCGGAGTCGCCGATCTAGAAAGAACAAATATTTTAGAACGGTTGCAGGGTGGCGCAAATCGTGCCGCTGGTAAAGGAAAATGGCTTGGAGGAATAGTTCCGTATGGATATAAGATTGTTGAAAAAAAACTAACCATAAATGAAGCGATAATTCCTAATACTAATATTTCAGAAGCAAGCGTAATTCGTCTAATGTATCAACTTACTGTAGAGCATCACATGTCGACAATCGAAATAGCTGATTATTTTAATAGTCTGCACATTCCCCCATCCTATGTACTTCATAAAAACTCCATAAAAAAAGGGAAAAGGAAAATCAACACGGCCGGTATCTGGCGACCCAGCCGAATATTAAACATGCTAAAAAGTACGGTTTACAAAGGTATACACGTGTATGGTAAACGCAGTAAAAAAGACCGTGAATTAATAGAACGCAAGGTCCCTGCTATCGTAAGCGAAGAAGTTTGGGATCGTGCGCAGGAAGTTATCAAAGAAAATTACATTGAAGCATTTAGGAATAGAAAATATGACTATCTCCTTCGCAGTCTAGTCAAATGCGGTTGTTGCGGCCTAAACTATCACGGAACATCTAACGGCAAAAATTCTTACTACCGTTGTAACGGTCGTGACAACACCTACAAGGGACCATCGCAAGGTCTTTGTGAAAATAAAACTATAAATGCACAATGGATTGAAGAATTTGTTTGGAACGATTGCTTAACATTCATACATCATCCGAACGTGGTTATTGATCATATTAGTGAAGATAAAACTAAATTCTTAGAATTGAAAGAATCTATTGACCTTGAAATAAATTTACTACGTAAAAGCATCGAAGATATAGAGGTAGAAAAAGAACGCATCCTTGACCTTTTCCGCAAGAAACTAATTTCTTTTGACGACGTTGAAAAACAGCTTACAAAGATAGAAATAGAAAAAAGCACGTTAAATAATCGTGCCATAGATCTGGAATCGAATCTTCATAGAGAAAATGTAACTACTATTCAGAAGTCAAATATTATTGATTTGTTATTAAAATTAAAAGAAAAACTTATAGATGATACAGAGGAAATAGATTTTGAATTAAAACGTGAGATTGTTAAAACGTTGATCGATTCGATCGTTGTAAATACTGTCCAGGATGAAAATGATAATCTCGATACGACAATCCAAATCAACTACAAGTTTGGAGTTGATATCCGCACGGACAAGGATTCATAG
- a CDS encoding UbiX family flavin prenyltransferase, which yields MRVIVGITGASGSIYGIRLIEVLKKINACEVHAVVTKSGWQVLNYECGITREKLKEKVDLLHDIDHIGASIASGSFKNDAMIIAPCSMKTLASIAHGISDNLLTRAADVTLKEGRTLVLVPRETPLNAIHLENMLKLATLGVKIIPACPAFYHKPQNLQDIVDMLIGKICDNIHIDHNLFKRWQGDL from the coding sequence ATGCGTGTTATTGTAGGAATTACAGGAGCTAGTGGCTCCATTTATGGAATTCGATTAATAGAAGTTTTAAAAAAAATAAATGCATGTGAAGTACATGCCGTTGTTACGAAAAGTGGTTGGCAGGTACTTAATTATGAATGTGGAATTACAAGAGAAAAGTTAAAGGAGAAGGTTGATCTATTGCACGACATAGATCATATCGGTGCTTCTATCGCAAGCGGATCTTTTAAAAATGATGCAATGATTATCGCGCCTTGTTCCATGAAAACATTGGCAAGTATTGCACATGGAATATCAGATAATTTATTGACACGTGCAGCAGATGTTACATTAAAAGAAGGACGGACATTAGTCCTTGTACCAAGAGAAACACCATTGAACGCAATTCATTTAGAAAATATGTTGAAATTAGCAACGCTAGGTGTCAAAATTATACCAGCTTGCCCAGCTTTTTATCATAAGCCTCAGAATTTACAAGATATTGTGGATATGCTTATAGGAAAAATTTGTGATAATATTCATATTGATCACAATTTATTTAAACGTTGGCAGGGAGATCTATAA
- a CDS encoding YraN family protein, which translates to MKHNKILGAFGEECAAAYLQRKGYKIIHRNYTVDLGEIDIISAYKDMLVFLEVKTRRSMIYGHPSQAVNHYKQLKIIQVAQCYLQQTCQYNKICRFDVMEVFYRSKEDFQVNHIENAFEL; encoded by the coding sequence TTGAAGCATAATAAAATTTTAGGTGCTTTTGGTGAAGAATGTGCGGCTGCTTATTTACAGAGAAAAGGATATAAAATAATACATAGAAATTACACGGTGGATTTGGGTGAAATTGATATTATTTCTGCCTATAAAGATATGCTTGTATTTCTTGAAGTCAAAACAAGAAGAAGTATGATATATGGGCATCCTTCCCAAGCTGTTAATCATTATAAGCAATTAAAAATTATTCAAGTTGCGCAATGTTATCTGCAACAAACATGTCAATATAATAAAATTTGTCGTTTTGACGTAATGGAAGTATTTTATCGAAGTAAAGAAGACTTTCAAGTGAATCATATAGAGAATGCCTTTGAGCTTTAG
- a CDS encoding EscU/YscU/HrcU family type III secretion system export apparatus switch protein, translating to MNNEDKNKSKTQVVALKYDEKNIAPKVVAKGKGYIAENILNAAKQNSVPIYQNKTLTSMLMAVDIDREIPPELYTAVAEILAYVYRMDQKTKNAPKIRL from the coding sequence ATGAATAATGAAGATAAAAATAAAAGCAAAACGCAAGTCGTCGCTCTAAAATATGATGAAAAGAATATTGCGCCTAAAGTAGTTGCAAAAGGAAAAGGTTATATTGCAGAAAACATTTTGAATGCTGCGAAACAAAACTCTGTTCCTATTTATCAAAATAAAACCTTAACCAGTATGCTTATGGCGGTTGACATCGATCGTGAAATTCCTCCGGAATTATATACGGCAGTTGCAGAAATTTTAGCATATGTTTACCGTATGGACCAAAAAACAAAAAATGCACCTAAAATTCGTCTTTAA
- a CDS encoding ribonuclease HII: MIDQTLSIKEICALVLEKNISKEQIDKLREDTRSTVVRLVKKWDKEQAELERVQNLYYNEYQFLKNGYDVIAGVDEAGRGPLAGPVVVAAVILPLGFHIPKINDSKKLSAKLREEIYHNIIQNAIAIERAVISQETIDKINIYQSTVQGMYEVIDHLNPRPKAVFIDAVPLDKLTMPSLSLIKGDAISASIAAASIIAKVERDKIMDELDHAYPMYGFSQHKGYGTKQHIEAIGKYGPCPVHRKSFEPIKSWRN, encoded by the coding sequence ATGATCGATCAAACACTATCAATTAAGGAAATTTGTGCGTTAGTTTTAGAAAAAAATATTTCTAAGGAACAAATTGATAAACTTCGGGAAGATACAAGATCCACTGTTGTACGTTTAGTGAAAAAATGGGATAAAGAACAAGCTGAATTAGAGCGGGTACAGAATTTATATTACAACGAATATCAATTTTTAAAAAACGGGTATGATGTAATTGCCGGAGTTGATGAGGCTGGTCGTGGTCCTTTAGCGGGGCCGGTTGTTGTGGCGGCGGTGATTTTGCCTTTGGGATTTCATATACCTAAAATTAATGATTCGAAAAAACTATCAGCAAAATTACGTGAAGAAATTTATCATAATATTATACAAAATGCGATTGCAATCGAAAGGGCAGTTATAAGTCAAGAAACAATTGATAAAATAAATATTTATCAATCTACTGTACAAGGGATGTATGAGGTAATTGATCATTTGAATCCGAGGCCTAAAGCGGTATTCATTGATGCAGTTCCGCTTGATAAGTTAACTATGCCTTCTCTATCACTTATAAAAGGAGATGCAATTAGTGCTTCAATCGCAGCGGCTTCTATTATTGCAAAAGTAGAGCGAGATAAAATTATGGATGAATTGGACCATGCATATCCGATGTATGGTTTTTCACAGCATAAAGGTTACGGGACAAAACAACACATTGAGGCGATTGGTAAATATGGACCGTGTCCAGTACATAGAAAATCTTTTGAGCCAATAAAGTCTTGGAGGAATTAA
- the ylqF gene encoding ribosome biogenesis GTPase YlqF, translating into MILEDNRDEKININWFPGHMAKAQRMIRENLKLVDVVIELLDARIPYSSANPVIKEIILDKPHIVALNKADLADSQMTEKWIAFFRSKNIQVIAIDSITGKGTKTLVNKVEALAREKASKLVNKGANARASRAMILGIPNVGKSSLINRLLGSSVVKTADKPGVTRGKQWIKIGKNLELLDTPGVLWPKFQDIEVGLKLAFTGAINDEVYDMEKVMNAFLRIMRESYPTRLIERYKLKDQLPDDSVEILEMIGVKRGCLRSGGIVDHEKVRRIILNEFRAGKLGLITLDNVIAE; encoded by the coding sequence GTGATACTAGAAGATAATAGAGACGAGAAGATAAATATTAATTGGTTTCCTGGGCACATGGCAAAAGCACAGCGAATGATTAGAGAGAACCTAAAATTGGTTGATGTTGTAATTGAATTATTAGATGCAAGAATTCCGTACAGCAGTGCAAATCCAGTAATTAAAGAAATTATTTTGGATAAGCCACATATTGTTGCATTAAATAAAGCTGATTTGGCAGATTCACAAATGACTGAGAAATGGATTGCATTTTTTCGCAGTAAAAATATACAAGTCATTGCAATCGATTCGATAACTGGTAAAGGAACGAAGACACTTGTAAATAAAGTGGAGGCTTTAGCAAGAGAAAAAGCTAGTAAATTGGTAAATAAAGGTGCAAATGCAAGAGCATCTCGTGCAATGATTTTAGGAATTCCTAATGTTGGAAAGTCTTCTTTGATTAATCGATTACTTGGTTCTAGTGTTGTAAAGACAGCGGATAAACCTGGAGTTACGCGTGGAAAACAGTGGATTAAAATTGGTAAGAATTTAGAATTATTAGATACACCGGGTGTATTATGGCCTAAATTTCAAGATATAGAAGTTGGGCTTAAATTGGCGTTTACGGGAGCAATTAACGATGAGGTTTATGATATGGAAAAGGTTATGAATGCTTTTCTGCGAATTATGCGTGAATCGTATCCAACACGATTAATTGAACGTTATAAATTGAAAGATCAACTTCCTGACGATAGTGTTGAGATCTTAGAAATGATTGGCGTTAAACGTGGCTGTTTACGTAGTGGCGGTATAGTAGATCATGAAAAAGTAAGACGTATTATTCTAAATGAATTTAGAGCTGGAAAGTTAGGTCTAATTACATTAGACAATGTTATAGCTGAATAA
- the lepB gene encoding signal peptidase I — translation MSKESLGEEIKDWVISILVAVVLAFFIRYFIVELYLVEGPSMRPTLVSQERLVVNKFIYRFKAPEKGEVLVFRYPKDPSRDFIKRVIAVPGDTIEIKDGRVFVNQQLLNESYILDKTKGSYPLSTVPEGHIFVMGDNRNNSEDSRFKDVGFVPYNLIKGKAMMVFWPFDHLKTLP, via the coding sequence ATGAGCAAAGAATCTCTTGGAGAAGAAATAAAAGATTGGGTGATATCAATCCTTGTTGCGGTTGTATTAGCCTTTTTTATTCGTTATTTTATTGTTGAATTATATTTAGTTGAAGGACCATCTATGCGTCCAACTTTGGTTAGTCAAGAACGTTTAGTCGTTAATAAATTTATTTATCGTTTTAAAGCACCTGAAAAAGGTGAGGTTTTAGTTTTTCGTTATCCGAAAGATCCGAGCAGAGATTTTATAAAAAGAGTAATTGCAGTTCCTGGGGATACGATTGAAATCAAAGACGGAAGAGTTTTCGTAAACCAACAATTATTAAATGAGTCTTATATTCTTGATAAAACGAAAGGTTCATATCCATTATCCACAGTACCGGAAGGACATATTTTTGTTATGGGTGATAATAGAAATAATTCAGAAGATAGTCGTTTTAAAGATGTTGGTTTTGTTCCATATAATTTGATTAAGGGAAAGGCAATGATGGTTTTTTGGCCATTTGATCATTTAAAAACATTGCCATAA
- the rplS gene encoding 50S ribosomal protein L19, producing the protein MNIIQALEQEQLRTDIPEFIPGDTVRVHVKVVEGNRERIQMFEGVVIARQSGGVRETFTVRRISYGIGVERTFPVHSPRLEKIEVARRGIVRRAKLYYLRNLTGKAARIKERR; encoded by the coding sequence ATGAACATTATTCAAGCTTTAGAACAAGAACAACTTCGTACAGACATTCCTGAATTTATTCCTGGCGATACTGTACGCGTACATGTAAAAGTTGTCGAAGGTAATCGCGAACGTATTCAGATGTTTGAAGGAGTAGTAATTGCTCGTCAAAGCGGCGGAGTTCGTGAAACCTTTACTGTAAGACGTATTTCTTATGGTATAGGTGTTGAACGTACTTTCCCAGTACATTCTCCTAGACTTGAAAAAATTGAAGTTGCACGCAGAGGGATTGTACGTCGTGCAAAACTTTATTATCTTCGTAACCTTACTGGTAAAGCTGCTCGTATTAAAGAAAGACGTTAG
- a CDS encoding RNA methyltransferase — protein MPTVYIGLVHYPIYNKHDQIVTTALTNFDIHDIARSARTYNIKQYFIIHPIEKQQEIANDIIEYWQTGYGGQHHSDRKEAFQILNLVKNIEDAVKEIEKKEKKKPIIVTTDARIYPNTISYSDLRAEIEGEQRPYLILFGTGWGIQNEVMRKFDYILEPIYGPGDYNHLPVRAAVAIILDRLLGEKWWIS, from the coding sequence ATGCCGACTGTATATATTGGGTTAGTACATTATCCGATTTATAATAAACACGATCAAATCGTAACGACAGCTTTGACTAATTTTGATATTCATGATATTGCTAGAAGTGCACGTACCTATAATATAAAACAGTATTTTATTATTCATCCTATAGAGAAGCAACAAGAAATTGCAAATGACATAATTGAATATTGGCAAACTGGTTATGGCGGGCAACACCATTCAGATCGTAAAGAAGCTTTTCAAATTTTAAATTTAGTAAAAAACATAGAAGACGCTGTGAAAGAGATTGAAAAAAAAGAAAAAAAGAAACCGATTATCGTTACAACAGATGCTCGAATTTACCCTAATACAATTTCTTATTCTGACTTGAGAGCGGAAATAGAAGGTGAGCAAAGGCCATACCTTATTTTATTTGGTACAGGATGGGGAATTCAAAACGAAGTCATGCGTAAGTTTGATTATATTCTTGAACCGATTTACGGTCCTGGTGATTATAATCATTTACCTGTTAGAGCGGCAGTGGCAATTATATTGGATCGGTTGCTTGGTGAAAAATGGTGGATTTCGTAG
- the trmD gene encoding tRNA (guanosine(37)-N1)-methyltransferase TrmD: MRIDIVSLFPDMFQGPFGQSMIKRAVDGRILDINIVNPREFAYDKHQMVDDYPFGGGEGMVLKPEPIFRAVEHVKTITNISKKRTLLMCPSGKTFSQKKAKSLAAYEQLIFVCGHYEGFDARISTHLVDEAISIGDYVLTGGELAAMVIIDAVARMLPGVLGSSKSATTDSFYNGLLEYPQYTRPREFNGWNVPDILLSGDHGKIEKWRQKESLKNTWIHRPDLLESIELSDMQKKLLEQIKSELGGE; the protein is encoded by the coding sequence ATGCGTATTGATATAGTTTCTTTATTCCCGGATATGTTTCAAGGCCCCTTTGGTCAAAGTATGATTAAAAGAGCAGTTGATGGTAGGATTTTAGATATTAATATCGTAAATCCGCGTGAGTTTGCATACGATAAACATCAAATGGTTGATGATTATCCTTTTGGTGGTGGGGAAGGAATGGTGTTAAAACCTGAGCCTATCTTTCGTGCTGTTGAACATGTAAAAACAATTACCAATATTTCTAAAAAGCGGACTTTATTAATGTGTCCAAGTGGAAAGACCTTTTCACAAAAAAAAGCAAAATCATTAGCTGCATATGAACAATTAATTTTTGTTTGTGGTCATTATGAAGGATTCGATGCTAGGATTTCAACCCACTTGGTGGATGAAGCAATCTCGATTGGCGATTATGTTTTGACCGGTGGAGAGCTAGCAGCAATGGTTATTATTGATGCAGTAGCAAGGATGCTTCCAGGTGTTCTTGGCTCTTCAAAGTCTGCAACGACAGATTCTTTTTATAATGGCTTATTAGAATATCCGCAATATACCAGACCGCGTGAATTTAATGGATGGAATGTTCCAGATATTTTATTATCAGGAGATCATGGGAAAATTGAAAAATGGCGGCAAAAGGAATCTTTAAAAAATACATGGATTCATAGACCGGATTTACTTGAGTCGATAGAGCTTAGTGACATGCAGAAAAAATTATTAGAACAAATAAAATCGGAACTTGGAGGTGAATAA
- the rimM gene encoding ribosome maturation factor RimM (Essential for efficient processing of 16S rRNA) produces MMKEKIIIGKIGAPHGVRGEVRIVPLTDFPDRFQSLKNVFVDEQTCIEIENVKYSNQFVILKFKGIDTREAIEPFKGKLLKVDRKDVPPLNDGEYYSFDIIGLEVYNEKNECLGQIGQILKTGSNDVYIVNHQGRQILIPALKKVIKNIDVQAGKIDVVLQEEME; encoded by the coding sequence ATGATGAAAGAAAAAATTATTATTGGTAAAATAGGTGCCCCGCACGGTGTGCGGGGTGAAGTGCGTATTGTTCCACTCACTGATTTTCCGGATCGATTTCAATCCTTAAAGAATGTATTTGTAGATGAGCAGACTTGTATTGAGATTGAAAATGTTAAATATAGTAACCAATTTGTAATCTTGAAATTTAAGGGGATTGACACTCGGGAGGCGATCGAACCTTTTAAAGGTAAGCTTCTAAAGGTTGATCGCAAGGATGTTCCTCCACTTAATGATGGTGAATATTATAGCTTTGATATTATTGGTTTGGAAGTTTACAATGAAAAGAATGAGTGTCTCGGTCAAATTGGGCAAATTTTAAAAACGGGAAGTAATGATGTTTATATAGTAAATCATCAGGGGAGACAGATATTAATTCCTGCATTAAAAAAAGTTATCAAAAATATAGATGTGCAAGCTGGTAAAATAGATGTTGTTTTACAAGAAGAGATGGAATAA
- a CDS encoding YlqD family protein gives MESMTLKCPITIKAKVTEALKKQLEHEIQENIKKADLELQQIEFHAKRIMAEQAKQDAQGLVALRQQIEGEKQKRLEFKNHLLEKLKETAQLEIGSEIVQGTLERIIEVKVGDELPQLLNAEILLEDGKVLAFRS, from the coding sequence ATGGAAAGTATGACACTAAAATGCCCAATTACAATTAAAGCTAAGGTTACAGAAGCTTTAAAAAAACAGTTGGAGCACGAAATTCAAGAAAATATTAAAAAAGCTGATCTTGAATTACAGCAGATTGAGTTTCATGCGAAACGGATCATGGCTGAACAAGCAAAACAAGATGCACAGGGATTAGTGGCATTAAGACAGCAAATTGAAGGTGAGAAACAAAAAAGACTTGAATTTAAAAATCATTTATTAGAAAAGTTAAAAGAGACTGCTCAATTAGAAATTGGTTCGGAAATTGTTCAAGGAACATTGGAACGTATTATTGAAGTTAAAGTTGGCGATGAATTACCACAGTTATTAAATGCTGAAATTCTTTTAGAAGATGGTAAAGTATTGGCTTTCCGTAGTTAG
- a CDS encoding KH domain-containing protein codes for MKEIVEVIAKALVQNPEQVVVKEIESNNVTICELHVAPDDMGKVIGKQGRIAKALRTVVKAASTRENKKVTVEII; via the coding sequence ATGAAAGAAATTGTTGAAGTTATCGCCAAGGCATTAGTACAAAATCCAGAACAAGTTGTTGTAAAAGAAATAGAAAGTAACAATGTTACGATTTGTGAATTACATGTTGCTCCGGATGACATGGGAAAAGTAATTGGTAAGCAAGGTCGTATTGCGAAAGCTTTACGTACGGTTGTGAAAGCAGCTTCTACCCGTGAAAATAAAAAAGTAACAGTTGAAATTATTTAA
- the rpsP gene encoding 30S ribosomal protein S16, protein MAVKIRLNRMGAKKNPFYRVVVADSRSPRDGRFIEILGHYDSTKEPAVIKIDEEKALEWMSKGAQPTDTVKSLFSKQGIMAKWDEVKRTKKEA, encoded by the coding sequence ATGGCAGTTAAAATTCGTTTAAATCGAATGGGGGCAAAAAAGAACCCTTTTTATCGTGTGGTTGTAGCTGATTCTCGTTCTCCGCGTGATGGACGTTTTATTGAGATTTTAGGACATTATGATTCTACAAAAGAACCTGCTGTTATCAAAATTGATGAAGAAAAGGCGCTTGAGTGGATGAGTAAAGGTGCTCAGCCTACAGATACTGTTAAATCTTTATTTAGCAAGCAAGGCATAATGGCTAAATGGGATGAAGTAAAGCGCACTAAGAAAGAGGCGTAA
- the ffh gene encoding signal recognition particle protein — translation MIFEGLADKLQKTFKKLRGHGKLTEADVNEAMREVRMALLEADVNFKVVKDFIAKVKERAIGQEVLETLTPAQVVIKIVNDELTTLMGGTQSRINISSRPPTIIMLVGLQGAGKTTSVGKLALSLKKQNKRPLLVAADIYRPAAIKQLQVLGQQLDLPVFSMPEGTNPVMIAEKAVEQAVSHANDIVIIDTAGRLHINEELMQELKLIKQGVKPHEILLVVDAMTGQDAVNVAESFNQDLGLDGVILTKLDGDARGGAALSVKAVTGCPIKFVGMGEKLEALEAFHPDRMASRILGMGDVLSLIEKAQSTFDLEQAQAMEKKFRKDDFTLDDFLVQMQQVRKLGSMEQILSMIPGMGNLKKKLGDVEFNEKDLKHIEAIIYSMTPKERRDINIINGSRRKRIALGSGTRVQDVNKLLKQFAETKKMIKKMKGLQKNGKGLGGFKLPFMK, via the coding sequence ATGATTTTTGAAGGTTTAGCCGATAAGCTACAGAAAACTTTCAAAAAGTTGCGTGGACATGGTAAATTAACAGAAGCTGATGTTAATGAAGCCATGCGTGAAGTTCGTATGGCGTTACTGGAGGCCGATGTTAACTTCAAGGTTGTAAAAGATTTCATTGCTAAGGTAAAAGAACGAGCGATTGGACAAGAAGTCTTGGAAACGCTTACTCCTGCGCAAGTTGTTATAAAGATTGTAAATGATGAATTAACCACATTAATGGGAGGTACGCAAAGTCGTATTAATATTTCATCAAGACCCCCTACAATTATTATGTTGGTGGGATTACAAGGTGCTGGTAAAACGACTTCGGTAGGCAAGTTAGCATTGTCGTTAAAGAAACAGAATAAAAGACCTTTACTTGTAGCAGCAGATATTTATCGTCCGGCAGCGATAAAACAATTACAAGTATTAGGGCAACAATTGGATTTACCTGTTTTCTCTATGCCTGAAGGTACCAATCCGGTAATGATTGCAGAAAAGGCCGTAGAGCAAGCTGTTTCACATGCCAATGATATTGTGATTATTGATACAGCTGGTCGTTTGCATATTAATGAAGAATTAATGCAAGAACTAAAGCTAATTAAGCAAGGTGTAAAGCCACATGAAATTTTACTGGTTGTAGATGCTATGACTGGGCAGGATGCGGTGAACGTTGCAGAAAGTTTTAATCAAGACCTTGGTCTTGATGGGGTTATATTAACCAAGCTAGATGGTGATGCGCGAGGCGGTGCTGCACTTTCTGTAAAAGCAGTTACTGGATGTCCTATAAAGTTTGTTGGGATGGGTGAAAAGTTAGAGGCATTAGAAGCTTTTCATCCTGATCGGATGGCTTCTCGAATCTTAGGCATGGGTGATGTGTTGAGCTTGATTGAAAAGGCTCAATCTACATTCGATTTAGAACAAGCGCAAGCAATGGAAAAGAAATTTCGTAAAGATGATTTTACATTGGATGACTTTCTTGTACAAATGCAGCAAGTCAGAAAACTTGGTTCTATGGAACAAATTTTAAGTATGATTCCAGGTATGGGCAATTTAAAGAAAAAACTTGGAGATGTCGAATTTAATGAAAAAGACCTCAAACATATTGAGGCGATTATCTATTCAATGACACCTAAAGAACGTCGTGATATCAATATTATTAATGGTAGTAGGCGTAAACGTATTGCATTAGGTAGTGGCACAAGAGTGCAAGATGTTAATAAATTATTAAAACAGTTTGCTGAAACGAAAAAAATGATTAAGAAAATGAAAGGTCTACAGAAAAACGGCAAAGGATTAGGCGGTTTTAAGTTACCTTTTATGAAATAA
- the ylxM gene encoding YlxM family DNA-binding protein encodes MLDKLLKISILFDFYGALLTEKQQRCLEMHFLHDLSLSEIADQFSVSRQAIYDIIHRAEQVLTSYEEKLKLVERYQQEQHEIKAIYDVIEHLPENSSERADIKAVLIKLSKLIGKIEEV; translated from the coding sequence ATGTTGGATAAGTTATTAAAAATCAGCATTTTATTTGATTTTTATGGCGCATTACTTACAGAGAAACAACAGCGTTGTCTTGAAATGCATTTTTTACATGATTTATCTTTATCAGAAATTGCTGATCAATTTAGTGTTTCACGACAGGCAATTTATGATATTATTCATAGAGCAGAACAAGTGTTGACATCATATGAAGAAAAACTTAAGTTGGTAGAGCGGTATCAACAAGAACAACATGAAATAAAGGCAATTTATGATGTAATTGAACATTTGCCGGAAAACTCATCTGAAAGAGCAGATATAAAGGCTGTTTTAATAAAACTTTCCAAATTAATTGGTAAAATTGAGGAGGTATAA